A stretch of the Capsicum annuum cultivar UCD-10X-F1 chromosome 8, UCD10Xv1.1, whole genome shotgun sequence genome encodes the following:
- the LOC107839289 gene encoding hydroquinone glucosyltransferase, whose product MAETPQNPHIAIFPTPGMGHLIPLVEFSKRLISQHKFSVTLILPTDGPISNAQKIFLNSLPSSMDYHLLPSVDFDDLPKDVKIETRISLTVTRSLPSLREVFKKIIESKKTVALVVDLFGTDAFDVAIELKISPYIFFPSTAMSLSLFFYLQKLDEKVSCEYRDLPDPVQIPGCIPIRGKDLLDPVQDRKNEAYKWLIHHSKRYRMAEGIVANSFMELEGGALKALQEEEPGKPPVYPVGPLIQMDSGSKVDGSECMAWLDEQPRGSVLYISFGSGGTLSHEQLIELASGLEMSEQRFLWVIRCPNDKIANATYFNVQDSTNPLDFLPKGFLEKTKGLGLVVPNWAPQARILSHDSTGGFLTHCGWNSTLESVVHGIPLIAWPLYAEQKMNAVMLSEDIKVALRPKVNEENGIVGRLEIAEVVKGLMEGEEGKGVRSRMRDLKDVAVKVLSEDGSSTKALAELATKMKEKVSNN is encoded by the coding sequence ATGGCTGAAACTCCTCAAAATCCTCATATTGCAATTTTCCCTACTCCTGGTATGGGTCACTTAATCCCTCTTGTTGAATTTTCTAAACGTCTCATTTCACAACACAAATTTTCTGTTACTCTTATCCTTCCTACTGATGGACCTATCTCGAATGCGCAAAAAATATTCCTTAATTCACTTCCTTCTTCTATGGATTATCATCTTCTTCCTtcagttgattttgatgatttgcCTAAAGATGTGAAGATTGAGACACGTATTTCCCTTACTGTTACACGTTCTTTACCTTCACTACGCGaagtttttaagaaaattattgagTCGAAGAAAACTGTGGCACTCGTTGTTGATCTTTTTGGTACTGATGCATTTGATGTTGCTATTGAGTTGAAAATTTCTCCTTATATTTTCTTCCCTTCTACTGCTATGTCTTTGTCTTTGTTTTTTTACTTGCAAAAACTTGATGAAAAGGTTTCGTGTGAGTATAGAGACTTGCCTGACCCGGTTCAGATTCCGGGTTGTATTCCTATCCGTGGAAAGGATCTTCTTGACCCGGTTCAGGACAGGAAAAATGAAGCTTACAAATGGCTTATTCATCATTCGAAGAGGTATAGAATGGCAGAGGGAATTGTAGCAAACAGCTTTATGGAGTTGGAAGGAGGAGCTCTTAAAGCTTTGCAGGAGGAAGAGCCCGGTAAGCCACCCGTTTACCCGGTTGGCCCGCTTATTCAGATGGATTCGGGTAGTAAGGTTGATGGGTCGGAGTGTATGGCGTGGCTGGATGAACAGCCACGTGGCTCCGTCCTATACATCTCGTTCGGGAGTGGTGGGACCCTCTCTCATGAGCAGCTTATTGAACTTGCATCAGGGTTGGAAATGAGTGAACAAAGGTTCTTGTGGGTAATTAGATGTCCCAATGACAAAATAGCCAATGCCACTTATTTTAATGTCCAAGATTCAACCAACCCTCTCGATTTCCTACCAAAAGGGTTCTTGGAAAAGACCAAAGGGTTAGGTTTAGTGGTGCCTAATTGGGCCCCACAAGCCCGAATCCTCAGCCACGACTCCACTGGCGGATTCTTAACTCACTGTGGATGGAACTCGACTCTGGAAAGCGTGGTCCACGGGATACCACTCATAGCTTGGCCACTCTATGCCGAACAAAAAATGAATGCGGTTATGCTAAGTGAGGATATAAAAGTGGCACTAAGGCCAAAAGTCAATGAAGAAAATGGAATAGTGGGAAGATTGGAAATTGCTGAAGTTGTGAAAGGACTAATGGAAGGTGAAGAAGGTAAAGGAGTGCGTAGTAGAATGAGAGACCTTAAAGATGTAGCGGTAAAAGTGTTGAGTGAAGATGGTTCTTCTACAAAAGCACTGGCTGAATTGGCAACTAAAATGAAGGAAAAAGTGtcaaataattga